From Oscillatoria sp. FACHB-1407, a single genomic window includes:
- a CDS encoding succinate--CoA ligase subunit alpha: MNFTTDSKVLIQGITEPIGATYAPLMQAYGTQIVAGISPGYGGEKHQGIPVFDMVEQALFQVGMVDTTVIFVPPYSVLDAALEAIAAGIRQIILMTEGVPPLDMVRLIRKAESTETLVVGPNSAGVIVPGEILLGTHPTDFYMPGSVGLISRSGTLTHEVALELTRAGFGQSIAVGVGGDRVVGSSFQQWLQILEEDDKTEVIVLLGGVGGDGEEVAARYIAEAIDKPVIAYIAGRNAPKEFLGYTEAIAGFQLSNTRIGDADSKIAAFIQAQVPVADRPSQIPALVKQALQTSAIA; this comes from the coding sequence ATGAATTTCACCACAGACAGCAAAGTACTGATTCAGGGGATTACCGAACCCATCGGAGCAACCTACGCGCCGTTGATGCAAGCCTATGGCACTCAAATCGTCGCGGGTATCTCACCGGGATATGGTGGCGAAAAACATCAAGGCATTCCCGTATTTGACATGGTTGAACAGGCCCTGTTTCAGGTGGGGATGGTGGATACGACCGTTATTTTTGTGCCCCCTTACTCCGTTTTGGATGCTGCCCTGGAGGCGATCGCAGCCGGGATTCGTCAGATCATTCTGATGACGGAAGGTGTGCCCCCGTTGGATATGGTGCGGCTGATTCGTAAAGCTGAGTCAACTGAAACCCTGGTGGTGGGTCCAAACTCCGCTGGAGTCATCGTTCCTGGAGAAATTTTGTTGGGCACCCATCCCACCGACTTCTATATGCCCGGTTCCGTAGGGCTGATCAGTCGCAGTGGCACGCTGACCCACGAGGTCGCTCTGGAGTTGACCCGTGCTGGGTTTGGGCAATCCATCGCGGTTGGAGTCGGGGGCGATCGCGTGGTGGGTTCTTCGTTTCAACAGTGGCTCCAGATCCTGGAGGAAGACGACAAAACCGAGGTAATTGTTTTGTTAGGTGGCGTTGGTGGAGATGGCGAAGAAGTTGCAGCCCGATACATTGCTGAAGCGATTGATAAGCCTGTGATTGCTTACATTGCTGGGCGCAATGCCCCTAAAGAATTTTTGGGCTACACCGAGGCGATCGCTGGATTCCAACTCTCGAACACGCGCATTGGTGATGCTGACAGCAAAATAGCTGCCTTTATTCAAGCGCAGGTTCCAGTTGCCGATCGCCCCTCACAGATTCCAGCTTTGGTCAAACAGGCATTGCAAACTTCGGCGATCGCTTAA
- a CDS encoding Asr1405/Asl0597 family protein yields the protein MDRTLSASLSSQLIEIPICDRWQVYYRLQELGIPCTCLQDGSLWAEINSPLAASQLWSITFQLNASRSQLIDWLNRCW from the coding sequence ATGGATCGAACTCTCTCTGCTTCCCTTTCTTCCCAGTTGATTGAAATTCCTATATGCGATCGCTGGCAAGTCTATTACCGTTTGCAAGAACTCGGCATTCCCTGCACTTGTCTACAAGATGGTAGCCTCTGGGCAGAAATTAATAGTCCCTTGGCAGCATCCCAACTGTGGAGCATTACCTTTCAACTCAATGCTTCACGCTCACAGTTAATTGATTGGTTAAATCGGTGTTGGTAA
- the aroA gene encoding 3-phosphoshikimate 1-carboxyvinyltransferase has product MPNGTIVLETTKQHDLLKIHSPASGVALQGLVQIPGDKSISHRALMLGALAEGETKIQGLLLGEDPRSTAACFRAMGAQISDLNTELVTIQGIGLGQLQEPADVLNAGNSGTTMRLMLGILASHPGRFFTVTGDDSLRSRPMSRVIQPLQQMGAAIWHRQGGFAPIAVQGQSLKPIHYHSPIASAQVKSCILLAGLMTEGQTTVTEPVLSRDHSERMLKAFGAAIAIDPETTSATVTGLARLQGQTVIVPGDISSAAFWLVAGAIVPGSELVVQNVGVNPTRTGVLDALMQMEADITLENQREVAGEPVADVRVRHSVLKACTIAGELIPRLIDEIPILAVAAAHAKGTTVIRDAAELRVKESDRLAVMATQLNRMGANITELPDGLEITGGTQLRGAEVDSFTDHRIAMSLAIAALTAQGTTTINRAEAAAVSYPGFIDTLQHLIRG; this is encoded by the coding sequence ATGCCAAACGGTACTATTGTCCTGGAGACAACTAAACAGCATGATTTGCTAAAAATTCACTCGCCTGCATCGGGGGTAGCTCTACAGGGGTTGGTGCAGATTCCGGGTGATAAATCAATTTCTCACCGGGCGTTGATGTTGGGTGCCCTGGCAGAGGGTGAAACTAAAATTCAAGGGCTGTTGTTGGGCGAAGATCCCCGTAGTACAGCGGCATGTTTTCGGGCAATGGGTGCCCAAATTTCAGACCTCAATACGGAATTGGTCACAATCCAGGGAATTGGTTTGGGGCAACTCCAGGAACCTGCCGATGTGCTGAACGCCGGGAACTCAGGCACGACCATGCGGCTGATGTTAGGGATTTTGGCATCTCATCCAGGACGTTTTTTCACGGTGACAGGGGATGACTCGTTGCGATCGCGCCCCATGTCCCGTGTGATTCAACCTTTACAACAAATGGGAGCAGCAATTTGGCATCGCCAGGGTGGATTCGCTCCAATTGCTGTTCAAGGGCAATCGCTCAAGCCCATTCATTATCACTCTCCGATCGCCTCTGCTCAGGTCAAATCTTGCATTTTGTTGGCAGGACTGATGACTGAAGGGCAAACAACGGTGACAGAACCCGTTCTATCTCGTGATCACAGTGAGCGCATGTTAAAAGCGTTTGGAGCCGCGATCGCCATTGATCCTGAAACTACCAGTGCCACGGTGACAGGTCTGGCTCGCTTACAAGGACAGACGGTCATCGTTCCCGGTGATATCAGTTCAGCCGCATTCTGGTTGGTCGCAGGGGCGATCGTTCCGGGGTCTGAATTGGTGGTGCAAAATGTCGGCGTGAACCCCACACGAACCGGGGTATTGGATGCGCTGATGCAGATGGAGGCAGACATCACGCTTGAAAACCAGCGGGAGGTGGCTGGGGAACCCGTTGCGGATGTGCGGGTACGTCACAGTGTCTTGAAAGCCTGCACAATCGCTGGAGAGTTGATTCCTCGCTTGATTGACGAGATTCCTATTCTGGCAGTCGCTGCTGCTCATGCCAAAGGCACAACGGTGATTCGTGATGCGGCTGAGTTGCGAGTTAAAGAGAGCGATCGCCTCGCCGTGATGGCAACTCAACTCAACCGGATGGGGGCCAACATCACGGAATTGCCGGATGGTCTAGAAATCACGGGCGGAACCCAACTTCGAGGAGCCGAGGTAGATAGCTTTACCGATCATCGCATTGCCATGAGTCTGGCGATCGCCGCTCTGACGGCTCAAGGCACAACGACAATCAATCGGGCTGAAGCTGCTGCTGTCTCCTATCCGGGGTTTATCGATACCCTCCAGCACCTGATTCGGGGGTAA
- a CDS encoding succinate--CoA ligase subunit beta encodes MDLLEYQAKELFNEMGIPVLPSQRIDHPKDLKGLKIPYPVVLKSQVYTGGRGKAGGIRFVANTIDAVAAAQAIFNLPIVGQYPEVLLAEAKYESDRELYLAIAISQSTRRPVLLGSQVGGIDLESVIQQMQQVVVDQEFSLFYARRLALKMGLTGQLIESVSQLLEKMYRLFVQNDLDLVEINPLAVSPAGELMALDGKIIVNDAALGRHADLAALQPKTIGHQNRVTIAASSGLHLLELEGVIATLCSGMGLALATLDLVTAAGGKVANLLNVGDESQFNALASSLPERVAQGLELMLQGRGIKAVLINVLTNTISCRQIATVVANYVERRAYGHSVPPMVVRLVGKELEQAREILAAVDVPLVQSLDEAIAQVVLLSQSRT; translated from the coding sequence ATGGATCTACTGGAGTATCAAGCTAAAGAGTTGTTCAATGAGATGGGTATTCCGGTGTTGCCCTCTCAACGCATTGATCACCCCAAAGATTTAAAGGGGCTAAAAATTCCCTATCCCGTCGTTCTCAAGTCACAGGTCTATACAGGAGGGCGTGGCAAAGCAGGGGGAATTCGCTTTGTTGCCAATACGATTGATGCCGTTGCAGCCGCTCAAGCCATTTTTAACCTGCCAATTGTGGGGCAATATCCAGAGGTGTTGTTGGCAGAAGCGAAGTATGAGTCTGATCGAGAGTTGTATTTGGCGATCGCCATTAGCCAATCGACCCGTCGTCCTGTGTTGTTAGGCTCGCAAGTGGGTGGCATTGACCTGGAGTCGGTGATTCAACAGATGCAGCAGGTTGTGGTCGATCAGGAATTCTCGCTCTTTTATGCGCGTCGTCTGGCTCTCAAGATGGGGCTAACGGGGCAACTGATTGAATCGGTGAGTCAGCTTCTCGAAAAGATGTATCGCCTGTTTGTCCAGAATGATCTGGATCTAGTTGAGATCAATCCTCTGGCGGTCAGCCCTGCGGGTGAGTTGATGGCACTCGATGGCAAGATCATCGTTAACGATGCAGCCCTGGGGCGACATGCTGATCTCGCTGCCCTACAACCGAAAACAATAGGTCACCAAAATCGCGTCACAATCGCCGCTTCGTCGGGCTTACACCTGTTAGAACTGGAGGGTGTGATCGCGACTCTCTGTAGTGGGATGGGGTTAGCCCTGGCGACGCTCGATTTAGTCACAGCCGCTGGTGGAAAAGTAGCGAATCTCCTGAATGTGGGGGATGAGTCTCAGTTTAATGCGCTGGCAAGTAGCCTGCCTGAGCGGGTTGCACAAGGACTAGAGCTGATGTTGCAAGGTCGAGGCATCAAAGCTGTTTTGATTAATGTTCTTACCAACACGATTTCCTGTCGCCAAATTGCTACTGTGGTTGCTAATTACGTGGAGCGACGGGCTTATGGTCACTCTGTACCCCCTATGGTCGTGCGATTGGTCGGTAAGGAATTAGAACAGGCTAGAGAAATTTTGGCAGCGGTCGATGTGCCACTGGTACAAAGCTTGGATGAGGCGATCGCTCAGGTCGTTTTGCTGAGTCAATCTCGCACATGA